The Herpetosiphon gulosus nucleotide sequence AGGCAATTTTGTCACCAGTTGGGGTAGCGGCAGCGAAGAATTACAACCAGGTTCAGGCAAGCGCTTGACCCGTACTGGCGGTACAACCGAAGGCAATAGCGCCAATCCACTAGGCTTCTTTGGGCCGCGCAACTTGGTGGTCAGTGGTGGCCGCGTCTATATCGCCGACACAGGCAACAAACGGGTAGTTGTCACTGATACTGATGGCAATTATCTCGGTCAAGTTGGTACTGCTGGCGCAGGCATCGGCCAATTCAACGAGCCAATTGGCTTGGGCATTGCCAACAACAATTTATATGTTGGTGATACATGGAATGGTCGAATTCAAGTGTTCCCACTTGATGCCAACGGCGTTCCACAAGGTATACCAAGCGTGCAATGGCCAGTTGCTGGTTGGCAAACCGATACCTACCTCGACCCATTTATCGCGGTTGATAGTCAAGGTCGGGTGGCTGCGGCCATTCCTAGCAAAAATCAAGTTGCCTTGTATGGAGCAACCGGTCAATTGCTGTTGGTTTGGGGTGGTCAAGGCAACGACGATGCCTCAACTGGCCAGCCCAGCGGCATGGCCTTCGCCCCAGATGGCAGCGTGTATGTCAGCGAAAAAGCCAATCGCCGGATTCAGCGCTGGGTTCTGCCCAAAGTTCGCTAAATTGTCCTAGCTTGCTACAAGCCCATGGTTTTGACCATGGGCTTGTATAGTTAATCGGGTTTGCTATGCTACAATGGCGTTAATTCCAGCCCCATTTTGTTGATCAACTGCTCTTTTGCGTAGGTGAAGGTGTGCTATGACTCAGCCGCAAACCACATATGACCCCGACAGCGATAGCCTGTTGTTACGTTTGGCCTATGGTGATGAATGGTTGCAGTTTGATTTAAACGACTATGTGCAGGTCGAGACCGATCCCCAATTGCAAACCTGCTATGCCTTGACCTTGAATGATTATTCGCTGCTGATTGCCCAAACCAAGTATGGTCAGCGCTTTTTTCCTCTTGATGGCTTGCAAACGCTCAAACCCGAACAGCAAGAACGGCTGCTTGAATTATTGCTGAGCCAAGGCTTACAACCATTTTTAAGCGTTGCCGCCTTCACCCCATCGTTGGTCGATACTGTCCCGATGATCACCATCCACGATTCGATCAGCTTTGATCAGGCCGAATGGCAATTGCGCTTTGGCCAATATCGCTAAATTTGGCCACCGACGAACACAAGCCCTCAAGCTAAATCAACTTTTTAACGCAGAGGCGCAGAGCATGATCAAGCTAAGAGTTATCGGAATATTTTGGGGATTTCGCTCGATCTAAAAGCCAATCGCCGATAGCCTTAGGTTGTCGATCAAAACTCCCGATCTCTTATCCCCAACAACCGATCCCCATTCCCTATGCTCTATGTTCTATGTGTAATGGTTCATTGGGTTGGCAACGCATGGCATGCCCTCACCCCCTCGCCCGCACGCGAGGCGAGGGGGAACCGCTCCAACAATGCTCCCCTCGCCCGCCGCCGTGGGCGGCGGGCTGGGAGTGAGGGCACGAGCACTGGTTGTTAACCTCATAATCCATTACAGCTATGCTCTATGTTCTATGCTCTATGTTCTTTCTGTAGTTAAATCTGCCACTTTTGCTTGGTAAGTATCGACCTGCATGATTAAAAGCATCGCGTATAATAGGCCATATATTGATTCGACCTTTCATGTGGAGGTTTTATGTCGGCTGAGTTTCGTGTGGAGAAAGATTCGCTCGGTGAGGTACAGGTGCCAGCATGGGCATTGTATGGGGCACAAACTCAACGAGCAGTGCAGAATTTCCCCATCAGCGGGCTGAAACAGTATCCTGCATTCATTTGGTCAATGGCGACGATCAAAAAGGCCGCCGCTCTTGTCCACCAAGATTTAGCGTTGCTCGATGCCAAAATGGCCGCCGCGATTGTGCAAGCAGCCGATGAAGTGATCGACGGCAAATTGAATGATCACTTTGTGGTTGACCCATTTCAAGCTGGCGCTGGTACATCGCACAACATGAATATCAATGAAGTGATATCCAATCGGGCTAACCAAATTTTGGGCTACGAGATTGACGACCCCAAAAAGCCCGTCAACCCCAACGATCACGTTAATATGGCCCAAAGCACCAACGACACGATTCCAACCGCTTTGCGTTTGGGCGCGTTGTGGCGCTTGGATGAGTTGATCAACACAGTTTTGGGCTTGGCCGAAACATTCGCCACCAAAGGCCAAGAATTCGATCATGTGCTCAAATCTGGCCGTACTCACTTGCAAGATGCTGTACCAGTACGCTTGGGCCAAGAATTCAATGCTTATGCCAAGGCTGTGCGCCTTGATGCCAAACGCATCCAAGCCGCTGGCGATCGCTTGCGCGAACTGGGCATCGGTGGAACTGCTACAGGTTCGGGATTAAACGCTCACCCTGAGTATCACCATCGTATGGTCACGAAGTTGATGGGCTTGACTGGAATTGAATTGCGCACATCAGACGATTTGTTTGAACGCATGCAAAGCATGGGCGACCAAGCCGATTTCTCTGGCTCAATGCGGGCCTTGTGTGTCACCTTGATTCGGATTGCCAATGACTTGCGTTTGTTGGCTTCTGGCCCAGCCACCGGCTTGGACGAAATTCGCTTGCCAGCCGTTCAGCCAGGCTCGTCGATTATGCCTGGCAAAGTCAATCCAGTCTTGGCCGAAATGCTCAACCAAGCCTGTTTTCATGTGATGGGCAATGATCACGCAGTAACCTTGGCCGCTCAAGCTGGCCAGTTAGAACTTAACGTGATGATGCCAATCATCGGCTATAACATTTTCCAAATGATGGATGTGTTGATCGGGGCAGTCAAGGCCTTTACCGAAAAGTGTGTCTTGGGCATTCAAGCCAACGAAGAAAAAGCCACAGGTTGGTTGGCCAAGAACGCCATTTTGGTAACCGCGCTCAACCCAACGATTGGCTATCTCAAAGGCGCTGAAGTAGCCAAAGAAGCTATGGCGACCAATCGCACCATCCGCGAAGTGGTCGTCGAAAAAGGCTATTTGACCGCTGAAGAAGCCGATAGCTTGCTCGACGTGCGGGCCATGACCGAAGGCGGCATCTTCGGTGGTGGCGGCGCTGGCGGCTAAAATACAAGCCAAATCCAACGATTTCAACCCCTTGCTCAGCGTGAGCAGGGGGTTTTTGCTTGCTGGCCGCAACGCCAAAACTGTGACTTTGTTTGACACAGCAGTTTGCTAAAGTAAGGCCAGCAAAACCAAGTGACCCAATGCACAGGTTTGAGCGTTAGACAATGGTTTGAGTATATGCGAGGTGCAATTGTGGGTACGGCAAGCGCTGCGCCGCAAGGCGAACCAACCCAGCGCCGCAAGTTCCAGCTGACCAACTTGGATGGTAATAACAACAAATACTATCTGGTTGAGATTTGGCAGCTTGCAGCACATGATGTTTATTTTCGCGCTACCTATGGTCGGGTTGGCTCTGCCGCCCAAATCGATGAGAAAGTGACAACCCAAGAATGGATCGAGCGCAAAATTCGTGAAAAGCTCAAAAAGGGCTATCACGAGGTAGCGTTACACCGCCCAACGGTGGTTGCCGCGGCGCCAGCGCCAGTTGTAACGCTGGCTGAGCCAATTCGCAAGGTGATTGATTATATTTTCGATGAGGCTGGCGAGGGCATTGCTTCGTATTTGGCTGTTGGCCTTGATGCAATTTCGGCTGAGCAAATTGAGCATGGCCGTAAGTTATTGGCCTTAGCCCAGTTGCAACATAGCACATGGCAACACAGCCAAACGCCTGCCAATTTGGCCTTGCTCAGCAGCACGGTTCAACATTTTTACAATACAGTACCAACCAAATTGCCTAGCCGGATTAAGCGTGAAACTGTTGTCGAGAATTTTTGTAACGATTTCGACCAACAAGAAACGCGCTTGCACCAGCTTGAGGCGGCGATTGCCACAATGACGGCCCAGCAGCAAAATCCCCAGGTTTCACGCTACGAAACCTTGGGCGCTGATTTGGATGTATTGCCACAAAGCGACGATCGCTATCGCCAAATTTGCGATTATGTGGATCGAACTAGCGTGCATGGCTATAAAGTGCGGGTCAACAGCGTTTTCACAATCAACATTGCTGCCGACCGCCGTACCTTTGAGCAAAACCAACTTGGCCGGAGCAATACTCAGTTGCTATTCCACGGCACGGCGGGGCAAAATGTGCGCCACATCTTGCGTAGCGGCCTTGTTTGCCCGCGCACACCCTCAAATGGACGCATGTTTGGTCACGGAATTTATTTCGCCAATAAGGCTACCAAATCAATTAATTATTGCTCAGTGCGGCGGCGCAATCGCCCGATGTTTCTTTTTTTGGCTGATGTGGCTTTGGGCAATCCGTATGTTGCGCCAACTGCTCAGAGCGATTTTCGGGCTGCGCCCAAGGGATTCGATTCGGTTTGGGGCAAGGCTCAACATACCGTCGCTTGGGCCGGCAAACTGCAATACGATGAATTTATTGTCTATCAATCAGCCCAACAAACCTTACGCTATTTGGTGCTTTTCGACCGCTAAAAACGACACTATCAACTTTGGAGGCTTGTATGCAACTCGGTGATTGGGTTGAATTTCAAATTATTGTTAGCAAACAATCAAAAGGCCCAGGCAGTACGCCAACCACCCAAAATATGGGGCGGGTGCGCCGCGGAATGGTGATTGGGGTGCGCAATGTCTATGATGTGGTTGGTGGCAATCCGCCCCAATTAGCCAATCCCCAACCAGTTTTGATTGTGGCGGTTTCGTTGCATCGGGCTTACCGGGTTTTCCCCCACGATGCCACGCTGACCAATCCGCCAACCCCACGCCGCAGCCGCCAACGCCGCGTTGCTGCGCCACCAGCCCAAACGGTGGTTCATGGCAACGATGACGATGATTGGCACGCTGTCGATGATCAGGCATTAAGTTTATTAATCGCCGAACAAATTGGCAATTGGATTACCGCAGGCCAAATGTTTACCGCCTACGATATTACGATGGCCTTGCGCACCGCCAACCCACGCTTGATCATCAAGCATGAACGAGTCCGACCATTGGTCCATGAAGTGATGGCTTCGGCGGTGGTCAGCGGTTTGTACGAACGCGAAAGCGCCTCGTTCAATAGCAACCAAGCCACCCGCTACTTGCCAATTGAAGCGTAAACCAGAACATAGAACATAGAATATCGAAACCGCGAAGAACACGAAGATCGCAAAGATTAACTAGGTGGTATGTTTGAATTGCCGCTAACCGGAATAGGACGATACATCCAACCTTCGTGCTCTTCGTGTTCTTCGTGGTTACTGGCCTCTAATCCCTACCCCCTCGTTTAGCGCTCAGCGAAATGCTCAACTGGCTCGCGGGGCACGCGTGGCAAGATTGCCGAAACCACTTCATAGGCATTTGTGCCCAACCACGCAGCCACTTCCTCCGCCCGAATTCGATCTGCGCCCTGTTGACCGATCAGCACGACTTGATCGCCGCGTTGCACAGCATCAAGCTCAGTTACATCGATCATGGCATAATCCATACAAACCCGTCCCACGACTGGCACGCGCTGACCATGAATCAGAACTTCACGCCAAGGCTGGGGTGCACGCCGAAATCCATCGGCATAACCCACTGGAATGGTGGCAATCCGCGAGGCACGGCTGGTGACAAAGGTACAGCCATACGAAATTGGGCTACCTGCTGGCAACTCGCGTACTTGGGCAACCTCAGTCTGGAATTCTAAAACTGGCTGGAGATTCAAAGGCACATCACTGCTTGGGTCGATGCCATACAGCCCAATTCCGGCTCGCACCATATCATAGCGAGCACGTGGATGAACCATGGCCGCAGCACTATTGGCGGCATGCACCACAGGCGGTCGTAATCCACGCTGAGTTAATTGATCAAGCAGCGTTTGAAAACGTTGTAATTGCAAGCTAAAAAAGCTGGCATCAGCCTCATCGGCATTGGCAAAATGGGTGAAAATACCGACAACTTCGATGCTCGCCAAGCCCTGCAACCATTCAATAAAACCGACTGCTTGCTCAACCGCCAAACCCAGTCGCGCCATCCCAGTATCAATTTTGATATGGACTTGGGCTTTTAAACCTAAGGCTAAGGCCTGCTCGTGCAACGATTGAGCAACATGGCGATCAAAGAGCGCCACACTGATCCGATTGAGCAAAGCTTCGCGCATTTGCCAGGCTGGTGTATAGCCCAAAATCAAAATTGGCGCAGCAATATCAGCTTGGCGCAAGTGCAGTGCTTCGCCCAAAGTTGCTACCGCCAACGAGCTTGCACCATTTAATAAGACGGTGCGGGCTGAACGAACTGCGCCATGACCATAAGCATCGGCTTTGAGCACCGCCATGACTGGCACACCAACCACCCGACGAAGCACTTGCACATTGCTCGCTAAAGCATCAAGATCGATTCGCACAGTCGTAGGCCGATCGGGCAGGCCAATGCGTACATTGCGCCAAACATGTTCTTGGCGCACCAACACCTGCCGTGGATCGGCTTCAGGAGCCAACAAGCCCGCGACCACATGTTCCAACCGCGCGTCAGCCGCACCCTTGACCAACACTAAATCGCCTTCCCCAAGATCGTTTGGGATCGCGGCCAAGACTGCCGCCGCACTATGTACACTGATGGTGTTAATTTGATACCCGTGAGTTGCACTTGCTTCACGTGCACTCGTAGCAGCAAGCGCTGCTTGGTCGCCTTTAGTAATCAGTAAATCGACATGTTGGGCGGCGATTTGGCCTGCTTGTTGATGAAAGCGAGCACTAGCAGCGCCCAATTC carries:
- a CDS encoding aspartate ammonia-lyase → MSAEFRVEKDSLGEVQVPAWALYGAQTQRAVQNFPISGLKQYPAFIWSMATIKKAAALVHQDLALLDAKMAAAIVQAADEVIDGKLNDHFVVDPFQAGAGTSHNMNINEVISNRANQILGYEIDDPKKPVNPNDHVNMAQSTNDTIPTALRLGALWRLDELINTVLGLAETFATKGQEFDHVLKSGRTHLQDAVPVRLGQEFNAYAKAVRLDAKRIQAAGDRLRELGIGGTATGSGLNAHPEYHHRMVTKLMGLTGIELRTSDDLFERMQSMGDQADFSGSMRALCVTLIRIANDLRLLASGPATGLDEIRLPAVQPGSSIMPGKVNPVLAEMLNQACFHVMGNDHAVTLAAQAGQLELNVMMPIIGYNIFQMMDVLIGAVKAFTEKCVLGIQANEEKATGWLAKNAILVTALNPTIGYLKGAEVAKEAMATNRTIREVVVEKGYLTAEEADSLLDVRAMTEGGIFGGGGAGG
- a CDS encoding WGR domain-containing protein, which gives rise to MRGAIVGTASAAPQGEPTQRRKFQLTNLDGNNNKYYLVEIWQLAAHDVYFRATYGRVGSAAQIDEKVTTQEWIERKIREKLKKGYHEVALHRPTVVAAAPAPVVTLAEPIRKVIDYIFDEAGEGIASYLAVGLDAISAEQIEHGRKLLALAQLQHSTWQHSQTPANLALLSSTVQHFYNTVPTKLPSRIKRETVVENFCNDFDQQETRLHQLEAAIATMTAQQQNPQVSRYETLGADLDVLPQSDDRYRQICDYVDRTSVHGYKVRVNSVFTINIAADRRTFEQNQLGRSNTQLLFHGTAGQNVRHILRSGLVCPRTPSNGRMFGHGIYFANKATKSINYCSVRRRNRPMFLFLADVALGNPYVAPTAQSDFRAAPKGFDSVWGKAQHTVAWAGKLQYDEFIVYQSAQQTLRYLVLFDR
- the alr gene encoding alanine racemase; translated protein: MIHVADLIAAGAQIAQAGDQIQWSGWAYDSRLTQTGNLFIALQTARADGHGFIRDAIAAGATGVVCQYAPSVIPASITVLVCNDPLILLRSWAKAQFAKHAPRTVAITGSVGKTSTKRAIAHVLASRYSVLRSPRSFNADLGLSVTMAELAAQQWAVLEFGADHPGEIAQLCQLFPPEIGIVTNVGSAHFGAFGSQAAIAHEKAAIIQQLPAHGYAILNGDDPLVAAMAEQTHARLLRVGQNAACEIRWSNVTSTVQSTRFTIHIPEHAPECIQLLASGVPSVQAAAFAIAVGYVAGLSLAEMREALAGLPPVHGRFNPLAGRNGATIIDDTFNAAPESVYAALQTLGSLPARRRIAILGDMAELGAASARFHQQAGQIAAQHVDLLITKGDQAALAATSAREASATHGYQINTISVHSAAAVLAAIPNDLGEGDLVLVKGAADARLEHVVAGLLAPEADPRQVLVRQEHVWRNVRIGLPDRPTTVRIDLDALASNVQVLRRVVGVPVMAVLKADAYGHGAVRSARTVLLNGASSLAVATLGEALHLRQADIAAPILILGYTPAWQMREALLNRISVALFDRHVAQSLHEQALALGLKAQVHIKIDTGMARLGLAVEQAVGFIEWLQGLASIEVVGIFTHFANADEADASFFSLQLQRFQTLLDQLTQRGLRPPVVHAANSAAAMVHPRARYDMVRAGIGLYGIDPSSDVPLNLQPVLEFQTEVAQVRELPAGSPISYGCTFVTSRASRIATIPVGYADGFRRAPQPWREVLIHGQRVPVVGRVCMDYAMIDVTELDAVQRGDQVVLIGQQGADRIRAEEVAAWLGTNAYEVVSAILPRVPREPVEHFAER